From the Malaclemys terrapin pileata isolate rMalTer1 chromosome 13, rMalTer1.hap1, whole genome shotgun sequence genome, one window contains:
- the CARD14 gene encoding caspase recruitment domain-containing protein 14, producing the protein MAVPCQADTELRDLDEEQLWEILESHRYRIVRSTCPNRLTPYLRQAKVLDQLDEEEVLHGPQFTNSAMRVGHMLDLLKTRGKNGALAFLESLKLHNPDTYTLITGLEPSIDLNNFSGLIETSKLTECLAKAVNSLQEELTQEKHQKASLLHHCRQLKDRVSQLEAQNKCLRGIEAEHNRMKREVSSHFHEMLKLKDEMYNLSMHYTNALQEKDLAITRSQGLQEELYLMKQELQRARVETYYERERSLRMPSDPQPQADELLQLREENEKLRSLVELETFSLVQKDILEQNLDEALEGKQELLNRIHSLREQAVIAENQRKQYWEEKEHTLIECHKMKVDCEIYKEKISALQGQVAELQKERDQAYCARDAAQLEISQNLLEKDSLRRKVFELTEQICELRKQASQQQDSRVHGVKGEGLASLEPGEQWPKRKQRLVRMHAICPGDENQGGLSVSKLCSDFGMRTSHELQESFRSCSPVPPCKLSLQKRATQECLESSLSTSSSQEFLEVDFSLIAGEKAESSDLEYEMVEKDEGNAQLLDLDPSASESTPIRRRPARRILSRITTIAFHGTALLEQISIIGGNQTGIFIHRVTPGSVADEMSLSPGNQIMVVDYEVTDPAFKAILEDATLEEALWVLKRVNGFCCLSVRMNMEGYKRLVSDLENKVVTSGDSFYIRANLALEGKAAGELPVQCNDILHVTDTMFFGESQWSACRVNPYSMKDMDAGIVPNYYQAQQRLIGLIQDMAQQTTSARKSSGGQPKLVRIISTDKSKINPLWSSIDCNVYDPNKADACPRLCLQAGSCFTLMPYTLVRPHKLAQLRPVLFVPTLLGKILSDKLCLTKGFEKCPSGLLCEAECTAQNRSLVQEQREPDSRCCLTRQALQLLLEKDVHSLLDVGLEYMQALHAAGIYPILLLISISEKNAKKLKKALQRLGATEEQLLDCVRREEAQLEKVPCLYGTIAPNTWSDLDALVSAVRAAVANEQKKIVWIEQDRH; encoded by the exons ATGGCAGTCCCTTGCCAGGCAGACACGGAGCTCCGGGACCTGGATGAGGAGCAGCTCTGGGAGATTCTGGAGAGCCATCGCTACCGGATCGTGCGCAGCACCTGCCCGAACCGGCTCACCCCCTACCTGCGCCAGGCCAAGGTCCTGGACCAGCTGGACGAGGAGGAGGTTCTGCATGGCCCCCAGTTCACCAACAGCGCCATGAGAGTGG GCCACATGTTGGATCTTCTGAAAACCCGGGGGAAGAACGGAGCCCTGGCCTTCCTGGAAAGCCTGAAACTTCACAACCCCGACACCTACACCCTGATAACTGGCCTGGAGCCCTCCATTGACCTCAACAACTTCAGTG GCCTGATCGAGACCTCCAAGCTGACCGAGTGCCTGGCGAAGGCCGTGAACAGCTTGCAGGAGGAGCTGACCCAGGAGAAGCACCAGAAGGCGTCTCTGCTGCACCACTGCCGCCAGCTGAAGGACCGCGTGTCCCAGCTGGAGGCCCAGAACAAGTGTCTGCGGGGCATCGAGGCCGAGCACAACCGCATGAAGAGGGAGGTCAGCTCCCACTTCCACGAGATGCTGAAGCTGAAGGATGAGATGTACAACCTGTCCATGCACTACACCAACGCCCTGCAGGAGAAGGACCTGGCCATCACGCGGAGCCAGGGCCTGCAAGAGGAG CTGTATCTGATGAAGCAGGAGCTGCAGCGAGCCAGGGTGGAGACCTACTACGAGAGGGAGAGGTCCCTGCGCATGCCCAGCGACCCGCAGCCACAGGCGGATGAGCTGCTGCAGCTGAGGGAGGAAAACGAGAAGCTCCGGTCACTGGTGGAGCTGGAGACTTTCAGCCTG GTGCAGAAGGATATCCTGGAGCAGAACCTGGATGAGGCTCTGGAGGGCAAACAGGAGCTCCTCAATCGAATCCACTCGCTGAGGGAGCAGGCAGTGATCGCTGAGAATCAGCGCAAGCAG TACTGGGAGGAGAAGGAGCACACCCTGATTGAGTGCCACAAAATGAAGGTGGATTGTGAGATCTACAAGGAGAAAATCAGTGCCTTGCAGGGGCAAGTGGCCGAGCTGCAGAAGGAGCGAGATCAG GCATACTGTGCGAGGGACGCGGCCCAGCTGGAGATCTCCCAGAACCTGCTGGAGAAGGATTCCCTCCGCAGGAAAGTGTTTGAGCTGACGGAGCAGATCTGTGAGCTGAGGAAGCAGGCCAGTCAGCAGCAGGACAGCAGGGTGCACGGG GTGAAGGGGGAAGGTCTCGCTAGCCTGGAGCCGGGGGAGCAGTGGCCAAAGAGGAAACAGCGGCTGGTGCGCATGCATGCCATCTGCCCCGGAGACGAGAACCAGGGCGGCCTCAGCGTGTCCAAG CTGTGCTCAGATTTCGGCATGAGGACGAGCCACGAGCTGCAAGAGAGCTTCCGATCGTGCAGCCCTGTCCCACCCTGTAAGCTCTCCCTGCAGAAGAGAGCCACGCAGGAGTGCCTGGAGAGCTCCCTCTCCACGAG cagctcccaggagTTCCTGGAGGTGGATTTCAGTCTCATtgcaggggagaaggcggagTCGTCCGACTTGGAGTATGAGATGGTGGAGAAGGACG AGGGCAATGCCCAGCTGCTCGACTTAGACCCGTCGGCCTCTGAGAG cacgCCCATTCGCCGGCGGCCCGCACGGCGCATCCTGAGCCGCATCACCACCATTGCCTTCCACGGCACTGCCCTGCTGGAGCAGATCAGCATCATCGGGGGCAACCAGACGGGCATCTTCATTCACAGGGTCACTCCCGGCTCCGTGGCCGACGAGATGTCTCTGTCCCCAGGCAATCAGATCATGGTG GTGGATTATGAAGTCACAGACCCAGCATTCAAGGCCATCCTGGAAGATGCAACCCTGGAGGAGGCGCTTTGGGTCCTGAAGAGGGTGAATGGCTTCTGCTGCCTGTCAGTCAGAATGAACATGGAGG GTTACAAGAGGCTGGTGAGTGACCTAGAGAACAAGGTGGTGACCTCGGGTGACTCGTTCTACATCCGGGCCAACCTGGCCCTGGAAGGGAAGGCAGCGGGGGAGCTGCCGGTGCAGTGCAATGACATCCTCCATGTCACGGACACCATGTTCTTTGGCGAGAGCCAGTGGAGTGCCTGCCGGGTGAATCCCTACAGCATGAAGGACATGGACGCAGGCATCGTCCCCAACTACTACCA GGCTCAGCAACGGCTCATCGGCCTTATCCAGGACATGGCCCAACAGACCACGTCTGCTCGGAAG TCTTCAGGGGGGCAGCCAAAGCTGGTGCGGATCATCAGCACAGACAAGAGCAAGATCAACCCTCTGTGGTCGTCCATCGACTGTAACGTCTACGATCCCAACAAGGCGGACG CCTGCCCCCGgctctgcctgcaggcagggagctgcttCACGCTGATGCCATACACGCTGGTGAGACCCCACAAGCTGGCCCAGCTGCGCCCGGTTCTCTTTGTGCCCACGCTGCTGGGGAAGATCCTGAGCGACAAGCTGTGCCTCACCAAGGGCTTTGAGAAATGCCCGTCAG GACTCCTGTGTGAGGCTGAATGCACGGCCCAGAACAGAAGCTTGGTCCAGGAACAGCGGGAGCCGGACAGCCGCTGCTGTCTCACACGCCAGGCGCttcagctgctgctggagaag GACGTGCACAGCCTGCTGGACGTGGGGCTGGAGTACATGCAAGCCCTGCACGCCGCGGGGATctatcccatcctcctcctcatctccaTCAGCGAGAAGAACGCCAAGAAGCTCAA GAAGGCACTACAGCGTCTCGGAGCCACAGAGGAGCAGCTTCTGGACTGTGTGCGGAGAGAGGAGGCCCAGCTGGAGAAAGTGCCCTGCCTGTACGGCACCATTGCCCCCAACACCTGGAGCGACCTGGATGCGCTTGTCAGCGCCGTGCGAGCAGCCGTCGCCAATGAGCAGAAGAAGA